The following coding sequences lie in one Nitrososphaerota archaeon genomic window:
- a CDS encoding DNA-directed DNA polymerase II small subunit: MIEKPSMQEVIAYVIELGYQLTEEAFKLLSETPNPLEIIKETIENIRKNNLDVIFITDKHIEEILKIDKKSLIIPPPKYIEKETPKIEEKKEKKIIRIEEYKTEIDIIKNPGEDLKVVGTIKDFKEYFFNRYQKIKKILSSRPDNFIPISEIKKIKNNEEASTIAMVYDKRETKKAIILECEDPSGKITFVASRTNEDIYFKCEKVLIDQVIGLKIRHSNDLFVIQDVIQPDIPIINKSKEKIDFPELYVALISDLHIGSEKFSEEAFMNFLKWLKEDDEGKLVKYLIICGDLIDGVGIYPNQERELKYKSIDLQLEKALQLISNIPNYVNVIIIPGNHDPVRKALPQPAYPKKYIEKFSEKRNFIFLGNPSEIALHKRRFLLYHGQSFDDFIQYIPGLTYSTLKENIDKLLEVIPLTRHLAPVYGGAALTLPLQEDLLVLETIPDILHVGHIHIAGIKKYRGLTIINSGTFQKQTHYQKGMGLDPTPPSIALLNLQDLSVKIIFFE; the protein is encoded by the coding sequence ATGATAGAAAAACCCTCAATGCAAGAAGTTATAGCTTATGTAATAGAACTGGGTTATCAATTAACAGAAGAAGCTTTTAAATTATTAAGCGAAACTCCTAATCCCTTAGAAATTATTAAGGAAACAATTGAAAATATTAGAAAAAATAATTTAGATGTAATATTTATTACAGATAAGCATATTGAAGAAATTTTAAAAATTGATAAAAAATCTTTAATTATCCCACCTCCTAAATATATAGAAAAAGAAACTCCTAAAATTGAAGAGAAAAAAGAAAAGAAAATAATAAGAATTGAAGAATATAAAACTGAAATAGATATAATAAAAAATCCTGGAGAAGATTTAAAAGTTGTCGGTACTATTAAAGATTTTAAAGAATATTTTTTTAATAGATATCAAAAAATAAAAAAGATTCTTAGTTCAAGGCCAGATAATTTTATTCCAATTTCTGAAATAAAAAAAATTAAGAATAATGAAGAGGCTTCAACTATTGCAATGGTTTATGATAAAAGAGAAACTAAGAAAGCTATAATACTTGAGTGTGAGGATCCATCAGGCAAAATCACATTTGTTGCGTCTAGAACAAATGAAGATATATATTTCAAATGTGAAAAAGTTTTAATAGATCAAGTAATTGGATTAAAAATAAGACATTCAAATGATCTTTTTGTAATTCAAGATGTAATTCAACCTGACATTCCTATTATTAATAAAAGTAAAGAAAAGATAGATTTTCCAGAATTATATGTAGCATTAATATCTGATCTTCATATTGGAAGTGAAAAATTTAGCGAAGAAGCTTTTATGAATTTTCTAAAATGGCTTAAAGAAGATGATGAAGGTAAGCTTGTTAAATATTTAATAATTTGTGGAGATTTAATAGATGGTGTAGGAATATATCCAAATCAAGAAAGGGAATTAAAATATAAATCTATTGATTTACAATTGGAAAAAGCACTTCAACTCATTTCAAATATTCCAAATTATGTTAATGTAATAATTATACCTGGAAATCATGATCCTGTTAGAAAAGCTTTGCCTCAACCAGCATATCCTAAAAAATATATTGAAAAATTTTCAGAAAAAAGAAATTTCATTTTTCTTGGAAATCCATCAGAAATAGCTTTGCATAAAAGAAGATTTTTATTATATCATGGCCAAAGCTTTGATGATTTTATTCAATATATTCCTGGATTAACTTATAGCACTTTAAAAGAAAATATTGATAAACTTCTTGAAGTAATACCATTAACTCGACATTTAGCACCTGTGTATGGAGGAGCTGCTTTAACATTGCCTTTACAAGAAGATTTGCTTGTTTTAGAAACTATCCCAGACATTCTGCATGTTGGGCACATTCATATCGCAGGTATAAAAAAATATAGAGGATTAACAATTATTAACTCAGGAACATTTCAAAAACAAACTCATTATCAAAAAGGTATGGGATTAGACCCAACTCCTCCTTCTATTGCTCTTTTGAACCTTCAAGACCTTTCAGTAAAAATTATTTTCTTTGAATAA
- a CDS encoding orc1/cdc6 family replication initiation protein yields MKNNIKEKKENENILFQWNLRGPGDPLEELISKKLELPSIFINREVLRADFLPSKLPHRAEHIRKLGETLLPIFRGSRPSNIFIYGKTGTGKTAVLKYVFNRFSEEASKRNIPLYFTYINCRITGTEYRVLASLCESIGLKIPFTGLATAEVFNRFKSTIYDRGISLVIGLDEIDALVKNYGDNLLYELTRINEISSNIQLSLVCVSNDLMFKELLDPRVLSSLSEEELVFHPYTALELRDILNERIPLAFKPGVVSEEIISLCAALAAAEHGDARRALDLLRVAGEVAERNGSPIIKETHIRLAQGIIERGRIFEALTTMPLHSKIVLLSIILLKRSNIDIVTSGNVYNVYKDLCNQLSLDPLTFRRVSGLLSELDMMGFLKCKIVNFGRYGRTKSINLNVPMDEIYSIFRNDESISFLLENEIKIKK; encoded by the coding sequence ATGAAAAATAACATTAAAGAAAAAAAAGAAAATGAAAATATTTTATTTCAATGGAATTTAAGGGGTCCTGGTGACCCTCTCGAAGAACTTATTTCTAAAAAACTTGAATTACCAAGTATTTTTATTAATCGTGAAGTGTTAAGAGCTGATTTCCTCCCCTCTAAACTACCTCACAGAGCTGAACATATTAGAAAATTAGGAGAAACTCTTTTACCTATTTTTAGAGGTTCTAGGCCCTCCAATATATTCATTTATGGAAAAACTGGAACTGGAAAAACAGCTGTTTTAAAATATGTTTTTAATCGTTTTTCAGAGGAAGCTTCAAAGCGTAACATTCCTTTATATTTTACTTATATTAATTGTAGAATAACTGGAACTGAATATAGAGTTTTAGCTTCTTTATGTGAATCTATTGGTTTAAAAATTCCTTTTACAGGTTTAGCTACTGCTGAAGTTTTTAATCGTTTTAAATCTACTATTTATGATCGTGGTATATCTTTAGTAATTGGTTTAGATGAAATTGATGCATTAGTTAAAAATTATGGAGATAATCTTTTATATGAATTAACTCGAATAAATGAAATTTCTTCAAATATTCAACTTTCTCTTGTATGTGTTTCTAATGATTTGATGTTTAAAGAATTATTAGATCCTAGAGTCTTAAGTAGTTTAAGTGAAGAAGAACTTGTTTTTCATCCATATACTGCTCTTGAATTAAGAGATATTTTAAATGAACGTATTCCCTTAGCTTTTAAACCTGGTGTAGTTTCAGAAGAAATTATTAGTTTATGTGCTGCTTTAGCAGCAGCTGAACATGGTGATGCTAGAAGAGCTTTAGATTTATTAAGAGTTGCAGGTGAAGTTGCTGAAAGAAATGGTTCTCCTATTATCAAAGAAACACATATAAGATTAGCTCAAGGTATTATTGAGCGTGGTAGAATTTTTGAAGCTTTAACAACAATGCCTCTTCATTCAAAAATCGTACTGTTATCAATAATACTCCTTAAAAGAAGTAATATTGATATAGTTACTTCAGGAAATGTTTATAATGTATATAAAGATCTTTGTAATCAACTTAGTTTAGATCCTTTAACTTTTAGAAGAGTTAGTGGTTTATTATCCGAACTTGATATGATGGGTTTTCTTAAATGTAAAATAGTTAATTTTGGAAGATATGGAAGAACAAAATCTATAAATCTTAACGTTCCTATGGATGAAATATATTCTATTTTTAGAAATGATGAATCTATTTCCTTCCTTCTCGAAAATGAAATTAAAATTAAAAAATGA
- a CDS encoding amino acid ABC transporter ATP-binding protein → MKEVVMECRNLWKNYGEIIAVKDVSLQIHEKDIKVIFGPSGSGKSTFLRCLSMLTPPTKGEVFLRGECLTRPGVDLNKARARIGFVFQHIWLFPHLTALGNVELALRHVLKMPKKEARERAIEALKVVKMEKWANYYPAQLSGGQQQRVGIARALAKNPDIILLDEPTSALDPELTGEVIDTLRSLAEQGTTMLIVTHEMPFAREVADEMIFFDQGMIVERGEPEHFFTKPSSDRAKKFMERLIKRTSRE, encoded by the coding sequence ATGAAAGAAGTTGTTATGGAATGCAGAAATTTATGGAAAAATTATGGTGAAATAATTGCTGTAAAAGACGTATCTTTACAAATTCATGAAAAGGATATTAAAGTAATATTTGGACCAAGCGGCTCAGGAAAAAGCACGTTTTTAAGATGCTTAAGCATGTTAACTCCTCCAACTAAAGGTGAAGTTTTTCTTAGAGGAGAGTGCCTTACGAGGCCAGGTGTGGACCTTAATAAAGCAAGAGCTAGAATAGGATTTGTTTTTCAACATATATGGCTTTTCCCTCATTTAACAGCTCTTGGAAATGTTGAATTAGCATTAAGACATGTATTAAAAATGCCAAAAAAAGAAGCTAGAGAAAGAGCAATAGAAGCTTTAAAAGTTGTAAAAATGGAGAAATGGGCAAATTATTATCCTGCTCAATTATCTGGAGGACAACAACAAAGGGTTGGGATAGCTAGAGCATTAGCAAAAAATCCAGACATAATATTACTTGATGAGCCTACATCAGCTCTTGATCCAGAATTAACAGGAGAAGTAATAGATACATTAAGAAGTTTAGCTGAACAAGGAACTACCATGCTTATAGTTACGCATGAAATGCCTTTTGCACGTGAAGTTGCAGATGAAATGATCTTCTTTGATCAAGGAATGATAGTTGAAAGAGGAGAACCAGAACATTTCTTTACAAAACCATCTAGTGATAGAGCAAAAAAATTTATGGAAAGATTAATTAAAAGGACTTCGAGGGAATAA
- a CDS encoding MFS transporter, with the protein MNNNINKNFILIVTSLGSFLTTFMSSSINIALPSIGKEFLIDAILLSWVTTSYLLAITVFLVPFGRIADMYGKKKIFTYGIFIYSFSSLFCVFSFSAILLVILRILQGIGGAMIFSTGIAILTSAFPMGERGQALGINIAATYLGLSLGPFIGGLLTQYFGWRSIFITNMLLGLIIIILTIWKIKGEWVEAKGEKFDFIGSIIYSFILIAIIYGFSLLPTIIGISLVLMGILGILILIKWEKRIENPILNVNLFKNNIVFTFSNIAALINYSATFAVSFLLSLYLQYIKGFDPKNAGLILVSQPIVQAVFSPLAGKLSDRIEPRIIASIGMMITTIGLSFLIFLNEETLLEFIIASLILLGFGFALFSSPNTNAIMSSVEKKYYGVASAILATMRSIGQTFSMGISTLIFTIYIGNVQITQEYYQIFLESIKVAFIIFSFLCFIGVFASFARGKINKKDK; encoded by the coding sequence ATGAATAATAATATAAACAAAAATTTTATTTTAATTGTTACTTCATTAGGATCTTTTCTTACAACTTTTATGAGTTCTTCTATTAATATTGCATTACCTTCTATTGGGAAAGAATTTTTAATAGATGCTATTTTACTAAGTTGGGTCACTACTTCATATCTTTTAGCTATAACGGTATTTCTTGTTCCTTTTGGAAGAATAGCGGACATGTATGGAAAAAAGAAAATTTTTACATACGGTATATTTATTTATTCATTCTCATCTCTTTTCTGTGTTTTTTCCTTTTCTGCAATCTTGCTTGTTATATTAAGAATTTTACAAGGAATAGGAGGGGCTATGATATTTAGTACTGGAATAGCAATTTTAACATCAGCATTTCCTATGGGTGAAAGAGGTCAAGCTTTAGGGATAAACATTGCTGCAACATATTTAGGCCTTTCTCTTGGACCATTTATAGGAGGGCTCTTAACACAATATTTCGGTTGGAGAAGCATTTTTATTACAAATATGCTATTAGGCTTAATAATTATTATTCTTACCATTTGGAAAATAAAAGGAGAATGGGTCGAAGCAAAAGGAGAAAAATTCGATTTTATCGGATCAATAATTTATAGTTTTATACTTATAGCAATAATTTATGGATTTTCTTTATTACCAACAATAATAGGAATATCTTTAGTTTTAATGGGCATTTTGGGAATTTTAATTTTAATTAAATGGGAAAAGAGAATAGAAAATCCTATTTTAAATGTAAATTTATTTAAAAATAACATAGTTTTTACTTTTTCCAATATAGCAGCATTGATTAATTATAGTGCAACATTTGCAGTAAGTTTCCTCTTAAGTCTTTATTTACAATATATAAAAGGATTTGATCCAAAAAATGCAGGTTTAATTTTAGTATCACAACCCATTGTACAAGCTGTTTTTTCTCCACTTGCTGGTAAACTTTCAGATAGAATCGAACCACGTATAATAGCATCAATAGGAATGATGATAACCACTATTGGGCTTTCTTTTCTAATTTTTTTAAATGAAGAAACATTATTAGAATTTATTATAGCTAGTTTAATTCTTCTTGGTTTTGGTTTTGCTCTTTTTTCATCTCCTAATACAAATGCAATTATGAGTTCTGTTGAAAAGAAATATTATGGAGTAGCATCAGCAATACTTGCAACAATGCGATCCATTGGACAGACATTTAGCATGGGAATATCCACGTTGATATTCACAATATATATTGGAAATGTACAAATCACACAAGAATATTATCAAATTTTTCTGGAAAGTATAAAAGTGGCATTCATTATTTTCTCATTCCTCTGTTTCATAGGTGTATTCGCATCTTTTGCAAGAGGAAAAATAAATAAAAAAGATAAATAA
- a CDS encoding C69 family dipeptidase, with product MCDILIATPKATKENIMIFAKNSDRDPNEAQIIDFIPRQKCVEKKVKLTYVEFPQVEETYAIILSRPWWMYGAEMGVNEFGLAIGNTAVFTKERKEKIGILGMDIIRLALERTKNSKEALEFIISIIENYGQGGSGSYEHKLYYHNSFIIADPRNAWVLETVGKKWVAKKIEDIYTISNALTIQNDWYFASQNIEKIKKEDKKFNFSKHFSDKFYTYFSHGKNRRNFTYEKLKEKKGEITLEYMMEILCSHRIKDFSPEKGSMRDICMHYGGLTRPSQTASSQISLLSEKFQVHYFTGTSLPCLSIFKPIYFEGGLLDIGEKPTNKYNPKNYWWRFEAFHRKIQTNYRIYIDNFLRDKNELQEKIIEKEVKIREKYLKGEVDGKELFNLTKWAFNEEEKLLEKWNNIVKIGKLPLLYARNWSKINKEAMLIF from the coding sequence ATGTGTGATATTTTAATCGCAACACCTAAAGCAACAAAAGAAAATATCATGATATTTGCAAAGAATAGTGATAGAGACCCAAATGAAGCTCAAATTATAGATTTTATACCTAGACAGAAATGTGTAGAAAAGAAAGTTAAATTAACTTATGTAGAATTTCCACAAGTAGAAGAAACATATGCCATAATTTTATCACGTCCTTGGTGGATGTATGGAGCAGAAATGGGAGTTAATGAATTTGGTTTAGCTATTGGAAATACTGCTGTTTTTACTAAAGAGAGAAAGGAGAAAATTGGAATTTTGGGAATGGATATTATAAGATTAGCTTTAGAAAGAACTAAAAATTCTAAAGAAGCTTTAGAATTTATAATTTCAATAATAGAAAATTATGGACAGGGTGGAAGTGGAAGCTATGAACATAAACTTTATTATCATAATTCATTCATAATTGCTGATCCAAGAAATGCATGGGTTTTAGAAACTGTTGGAAAAAAGTGGGTTGCAAAAAAGATAGAAGATATTTATACTATTTCAAATGCTTTAACTATTCAAAATGATTGGTATTTTGCTTCTCAAAATATTGAGAAGATTAAGAAAGAAGATAAAAAATTTAATTTTAGCAAACATTTCTCAGATAAATTTTATACTTATTTTTCTCATGGTAAAAATAGAAGAAACTTTACTTATGAAAAACTAAAAGAGAAAAAGGGAGAAATAACGTTAGAATATATGATGGAAATATTATGTTCTCATCGAATTAAAGATTTTAGTCCAGAAAAAGGTTCGATGAGAGATATATGCATGCATTATGGAGGTTTAACGAGACCTTCTCAAACAGCATCTTCACAAATATCTTTACTTAGTGAAAAATTTCAAGTTCATTATTTTACAGGGACTTCCCTTCCATGTTTAAGTATATTTAAGCCAATATATTTTGAGGGGGGGCTTTTAGATATTGGAGAAAAACCAACAAATAAATATAATCCAAAAAATTATTGGTGGCGTTTTGAAGCTTTTCATAGGAAAATCCAAACAAATTATAGAATTTATATTGATAATTTTTTGAGGGATAAAAATGAATTACAAGAGAAAATAATTGAGAAAGAAGTTAAAATTAGAGAAAAATATTTAAAAGGTGAAGTTGATGGAAAAGAGTTATTTAATTTAACTAAATGGGCTTTTAATGAAGAGGAAAAACTTTTAGAAAAATGGAATAACATTGTAAAAATTGGAAAGTTACCCTTACTTTACGCAAGAAATTGGAGTAAAATAAATAAAGAAGCTATGTTGATTTTTTAA
- a CDS encoding type II CAAX endopeptidase family protein has product MKGSKIIPKYHVLLIAILPLILNNILTPIVIILIVSFEEFLEKPFYIMYAYGPILWSIYHIFLFLLTWRFFKNEKESLKEIIGPLKDKISHSISIIFLLIGLSILIFQIIEPIASDIIYGFGMMKQMLSEYKKVPLSLFLYTVLITSLTAGTCEEIVWRGYIQTRLEYKLRSKILAITIQAILFGLWHGTSIHAIFTAIFGFTSGFVYYKTRKLIPIMISHWIGDVIGFSVMYFI; this is encoded by the coding sequence ATGAAAGGATCTAAAATAATACCTAAATACCATGTCTTATTAATAGCTATATTACCTTTAATATTAAATAACATACTAACGCCAATTGTTATAATATTAATAGTTTCTTTTGAAGAATTTCTTGAAAAACCTTTTTATATAATGTATGCGTATGGGCCAATACTTTGGTCTATTTATCATATCTTTCTCTTCTTGTTAACATGGAGATTTTTCAAAAATGAAAAGGAATCTCTTAAAGAAATTATAGGGCCTTTAAAAGATAAAATATCACATTCCATATCTATAATATTTTTATTGATAGGATTATCCATACTAATATTTCAAATAATAGAACCTATAGCAAGCGATATAATATATGGATTTGGCATGATGAAACAAATGCTAAGTGAATATAAAAAAGTTCCATTGTCTCTTTTTCTTTATACAGTTTTAATTACATCGCTAACAGCAGGTACATGCGAAGAAATAGTATGGAGAGGATATATTCAAACTAGGTTGGAATATAAACTCAGAAGCAAAATACTTGCTATAACAATTCAAGCTATATTATTTGGTTTATGGCATGGCACATCAATACATGCGATATTTACAGCAATATTTGGTTTTACATCGGGTTTTGTATATTATAAAACAAGGAAGCTAATACCAATAATGATATCTCATTGGATAGGAGATGTTATAGGCTTCTCAGTAATGTATTTTATATAA
- a CDS encoding monomethylamine:corrinoid methyltransferase: MVLGNYKLFEIIERARNGPLIKESEFEAKILPTKLKELVKEYDIKRDPEILIPSDNDLADSIFEAAYDLIIDLGVYCSDTGRIIKIYEEDIKEALKSLPEKIIVGSGREVREISVRGIEDKKPPITIGALAGGVCSSENYLNILTSIAIEPEVDMLCAGSLIEIDGKPIISHSPVEIYAAQLEAHWMREAASKAGRPGLCLIGSSFEWVAADIASFNPNYGFRSTDAGLACIIYPMKISFNILSKIKFYFESGRPIFAYSDQLIGGFTRGAEETAVSSVAHHLANLVINQASFQELNCQHIHYNNKSNRLSIWCHNVAGQAIARNTKIITHSECFASAGPCTEMILYEGAAVALSVVSGVNLGPGIVGRSAKEVDKYTGLESKFYAEAGRAFTGMKREDANDLAKELLRKYEDKFKDPPVGKTFNECYDIKTMRPIKEWIEIYEKVKKDLEDLGVKFS, from the coding sequence ATGGTTTTAGGAAATTATAAGTTATTTGAAATTATTGAAAGAGCAAGAAATGGGCCACTTATAAAAGAAAGCGAATTTGAAGCTAAAATACTTCCAACAAAATTAAAAGAATTAGTTAAAGAGTATGATATAAAACGAGATCCAGAAATTCTTATACCTTCCGATAATGATTTAGCTGATAGTATATTTGAAGCTGCTTATGATTTAATAATTGATTTAGGAGTTTATTGTAGTGATACTGGAAGAATAATAAAAATATATGAAGAGGATATAAAAGAGGCTTTAAAATCTCTACCAGAGAAAATAATTGTAGGCTCAGGAAGAGAAGTACGAGAAATAAGTGTTAGAGGTATTGAAGATAAAAAACCTCCAATAACAATAGGTGCTCTTGCTGGTGGAGTTTGTAGCTCAGAAAATTATTTGAATATTCTTACAAGTATTGCTATAGAACCTGAAGTAGATATGTTATGTGCTGGATCACTTATTGAAATAGATGGTAAACCAATAATTAGTCATTCTCCAGTAGAAATTTATGCTGCTCAACTTGAAGCGCATTGGATGAGAGAAGCAGCTTCTAAAGCAGGCCGTCCTGGATTATGTTTAATTGGCAGTAGTTTTGAATGGGTTGCTGCTGATATTGCCAGTTTTAATCCAAATTATGGTTTTCGTTCTACAGATGCTGGACTAGCTTGTATAATTTACCCTATGAAAATTTCATTCAATATATTAAGCAAAATAAAGTTTTATTTTGAATCTGGAAGACCAATTTTTGCTTATTCTGATCAATTAATAGGTGGTTTTACAAGAGGAGCTGAAGAAACAGCTGTTTCTTCAGTAGCTCACCATTTAGCAAATCTTGTTATAAATCAAGCAAGTTTTCAAGAATTAAATTGCCAACATATACATTATAATAATAAAAGTAATAGATTAAGCATTTGGTGTCATAATGTAGCTGGCCAAGCAATCGCTCGAAATACTAAAATAATTACTCATAGTGAATGTTTTGCTTCAGCCGGCCCATGCACAGAAATGATCCTTTATGAAGGAGCTGCAGTTGCGCTTTCAGTAGTATCAGGTGTAAATCTAGGGCCTGGAATAGTTGGAAGAAGCGCAAAAGAAGTAGATAAATATACAGGTCTTGAATCAAAATTCTATGCTGAAGCAGGAAGAGCCTTTACTGGAATGAAGAGAGAAGATGCTAATGATCTTGCAAAAGAATTATTGAGAAAGTATGAAGATAAATTTAAAGATCCACCAGTAGGCAAAACTTTTAATGAATGTTATGATATTAAAACAATGAGGCCAATAAAAGAATGGATTGAAATTTATGAAAAAGTTAAAAAAGATCTTGAAGATCTTGGTGTAAAATTTTCTTAA
- a CDS encoding CoA-binding protein has product MKENFIKEFLNKNNVIAIVGVSRDPEKYGYKVYKDLKEAGYKVYPVNPNASEILGDKCYPNLESLPIKPDVVNIVVPPNITEKIVKECKKLNIKKVWMQPGAESEEVIKFCNENGIDVVYGVCIMIERKSMDFSLKF; this is encoded by the coding sequence ATGAAAGAAAATTTCATTAAAGAATTTCTTAATAAAAATAATGTAATCGCAATTGTAGGGGTAAGCAGGGATCCTGAAAAATATGGTTATAAAGTTTATAAAGATTTAAAAGAAGCTGGATATAAAGTTTATCCAGTAAATCCAAATGCTTCAGAAATTTTAGGTGATAAATGCTATCCAAATTTAGAATCATTACCAATTAAACCTGATGTTGTTAATATTGTTGTTCCACCAAATATTACAGAAAAAATAGTTAAAGAATGTAAAAAATTAAATATTAAAAAAGTTTGGATGCAACCAGGCGCAGAGTCTGAAGAAGTTATAAAATTTTGTAATGAAAATGGAATAGATGTTGTTTATGGAGTTTGCATTATGATTGAGAGGAAAAGTATGGATTTTTCTTTAAAGTTTTAA
- a CDS encoding amino acid ABC transporter permease, translated as MFEFLIEYSGMLLEGFITTIEVTFFGSLVGLLLGTLLAIGDLYGGKIASTIIGFYVEFFRGSPIVVQLFIFYFSIPKMLNVYIDSFTVGLIVFALNSAAYQKGYIKGAMESIYRDQILAALSLGLTKIQTILYIILPQALRIVLPAWSNEFCSLGKSSAALLTIGVMDLANVGKTVAAHTWRIIETYAIIALIYFIWISLIVKIVDIIYDKIKIPGISV; from the coding sequence ATGTTTGAATTTTTAATAGAATATTCAGGTATGCTTCTTGAAGGTTTTATTACAACTATTGAAGTTACATTTTTTGGATCATTGGTCGGTCTTTTACTAGGAACGCTATTAGCAATAGGAGATCTTTATGGAGGAAAAATTGCTTCAACAATAATAGGATTTTATGTTGAATTTTTTAGAGGGAGCCCGATAGTCGTTCAACTTTTCATATTTTATTTCAGTATTCCTAAAATGCTTAATGTTTATATCGATTCATTTACAGTAGGACTAATAGTATTTGCACTTAATAGTGCAGCATACCAAAAAGGTTATATTAAAGGGGCTATGGAATCGATTTATAGAGATCAAATATTAGCTGCTTTATCTTTAGGACTTACAAAAATACAAACAATTCTTTATATTATTCTTCCACAAGCTTTAAGGATAGTTTTACCTGCATGGAGTAATGAATTTTGCTCTTTAGGAAAAAGTTCAGCAGCTTTATTAACAATAGGAGTAATGGATTTGGCAAACGTTGGTAAAACAGTAGCTGCTCATACATGGCGCATTATAGAAACCTACGCGATAATAGCATTAATATACTTTATTTGGATTAGTCTTATAGTGAAAATTGTAGATATAATTTATGATAAAATAAAAATACCTGGAATCTCTGTATAA
- a CDS encoding LAGLIDADG family homing endonuclease: MNIVSRSISKEVERRRCLPLEIRLQMYDDVIELRKQELTQKEIQRKIYEKYGMRLPQPTICCWLRKKHYPLGRINKFDEKPSPELNYAVGTIIGDGYKRFDSRNYRFRLVVKDYEFAEEFGKCLAKVLKRREPYKPFWNEKEKKWIVEGCSIRLYKFLDKPLEELKPYIEYSKDCVSAFLRALFDGEGSIHGRILELHNTNIELLNYAKYLLKKYFDIDATGPYLVRKSGKIIYFPNGRIAKTTKDLYRIYIRTQSLLNFYKYIGFTIKRKRERLIKAIQ; the protein is encoded by the coding sequence ATGAATATAGTTAGTAGGAGCATAAGTAAGGAGGTGGAGAGACGAAGATGTTTGCCATTAGAAATAAGATTGCAGATGTATGATGATGTCATTGAACTAAGAAAGCAAGAATTAACTCAGAAAGAAATTCAAAGAAAAATCTATGAAAAATATGGAATGCGATTACCTCAACCTACAATTTGCTGTTGGCTTAGGAAAAAACATTATCCACTTGGAAGGATCAATAAATTTGATGAAAAACCTTCACCAGAGCTAAATTATGCTGTTGGAACGATAATTGGCGATGGTTATAAACGCTTTGATAGTAGAAATTACCGTTTTCGCTTAGTTGTTAAAGACTATGAGTTTGCTGAAGAATTTGGGAAGTGTTTAGCTAAAGTATTAAAAAGAAGAGAGCCATATAAACCTTTTTGGAATGAAAAAGAAAAAAAATGGATAGTGGAAGGATGCAGTATTCGCCTCTACAAATTCTTAGATAAACCATTAGAAGAGCTAAAACCATACATTGAATATTCTAAAGATTGTGTTTCTGCATTTCTAAGAGCATTATTTGATGGAGAAGGTAGCATACATGGACGAATATTAGAGCTTCACAATACAAATATAGAATTGCTAAACTATGCTAAATATTTATTGAAGAAATACTTTGATATTGATGCTACAGGGCCATATTTAGTAAGAAAGAGTGGAAAAATTATATATTTTCCAAATGGAAGAATCGCCAAAACTACTAAAGACCTTTATCGTATCTATATTCGCACCCAAAGTCTATTGAATTTCTATAAATACATAGGATTTACAATAAAAAGAAAACGAGAAAGACTAATTAAAGCTATACAATAG